One stretch of Paenibacillus sp. FSL R5-0341 DNA includes these proteins:
- a CDS encoding sugar ABC transporter permease, translated as MITKSSLYRKEMLYGYLFILPPILGLLIFVMFPFLYSLYGSFTDWDGLGQMNFIGLANFKDLLTDDLFYKAMFNTFFLMLGIPIGLLLALLLAMGLNRKIPGTTTFRVIYYIPVISSLAAVSIMWNWAYNGDYGLVNQFLDLFGIKGPNWLANKDTVKPALIIMTIWKGLGYTMLLYLAALQSVSRTYYEAAELDGANGFQIFRNITWPMVKPVTFFLIVTNIIGGSQIFTEMNIMTPTGGPEYSSASIVFYIWQKAFSNLQMGYASAMAMILGIFIFVITLVQFKMNEKSAYDGD; from the coding sequence GTGATTACGAAATCGAGTTTGTATCGCAAAGAGATGCTGTACGGATATCTGTTTATTTTGCCTCCGATTCTTGGGTTGCTAATCTTTGTCATGTTCCCGTTCCTCTATTCCCTCTATGGTTCCTTTACCGATTGGGATGGACTGGGACAGATGAATTTTATCGGTTTGGCCAACTTCAAGGATCTGCTCACGGATGACCTCTTTTACAAAGCGATGTTTAATACATTCTTCCTGATGCTAGGTATCCCGATTGGTCTGTTGTTGGCTCTATTGCTGGCAATGGGTCTGAATCGTAAAATTCCCGGCACAACGACATTCCGTGTGATCTATTACATTCCGGTTATTTCTTCCCTCGCTGCGGTGTCCATCATGTGGAACTGGGCATACAACGGGGATTACGGTCTGGTCAATCAGTTCCTTGACCTGTTTGGTATCAAGGGTCCAAACTGGCTCGCGAACAAAGACACGGTCAAACCCGCTCTGATTATTATGACGATATGGAAAGGTCTCGGATACACGATGTTATTGTACTTGGCGGCACTGCAAAGTGTATCACGTACATACTACGAAGCGGCTGAGCTGGATGGAGCCAATGGATTCCAGATCTTCCGCAACATTACCTGGCCTATGGTGAAGCCAGTTACCTTTTTCCTCATTGTTACAAATATCATTGGCGGTTCCCAGATCTTCACCGAGATGAACATTATGACGCCTACGGGTGGTCCTGAATATTCTTCGGCATCAATCGTCTTCTACATTTGGCAGAAAGCCTTCAGTAACTTGCAGATGGGTTATGCCTCAGCGATGGCCATGATTCTGGGTATTTTCATTTTTGTCATTACCCTGGTGCAATTCAAAATGAACGAAAAATCAGCCTATGATGGGGATTGA
- a CDS encoding arabinan endo-1,5-alpha-L-arabinosidase yields MLLMLIVGATGCSGEGVGETVSRPVFPEAPQHTQLYDTSILDDESRWTVNNAHDPAIIKTDQGYYVYSTDVRVAGEAKPGVMVRKSDDLINWTWVGQALSGIPQEALDWTGAVNLWAPDVIQAGDTYRMYYSASSFGSTQSAIGLQTSSSPEGPWTDEGLVVKTSANEQDKLNAIDANPIVDAEGNSWMVYGSFFDGIYIAPLDPDTGKFKDEGYGTRIAARDRATEEGAVEGPYIVYNPEFKKYYLFVSYDSLFEDYNVRVSRADSITGPYTDINGNNMLDTEYLPQYEIGTKILGGYRFTEGEGWVAPGHNSVLKDGEDYYIVHHARGETDKNWPYLHVRKMLWTKDGWPVVSPERYAGETAQDIPKSMIAGEWEGMALDPSVDGQIQAVPYTLTGNGKIQSKNGSGTWTFDGKQTLTLKWKESPWGGASTEELQLLPSWDWERSQPALVMTGLDDHGVAVWGKQISAPEE; encoded by the coding sequence ATGTTGCTGATGCTGATTGTTGGAGCTACGGGTTGTTCTGGAGAAGGAGTAGGAGAAACGGTGTCCCGTCCCGTCTTTCCTGAAGCTCCTCAACATACTCAGTTGTATGACACTTCCATTTTGGACGATGAATCACGCTGGACGGTGAACAATGCGCATGATCCAGCTATTATCAAAACCGATCAGGGCTACTACGTCTATTCCACAGACGTTCGTGTAGCAGGAGAAGCGAAACCCGGTGTCATGGTACGAAAATCAGATGATCTGATTAACTGGACATGGGTAGGTCAGGCTCTGTCCGGTATTCCGCAAGAAGCGCTGGATTGGACAGGTGCAGTCAATCTGTGGGCACCGGATGTGATCCAGGCTGGCGATACCTATCGGATGTATTATTCGGCTTCTTCTTTTGGCAGTACCCAGTCGGCCATTGGTCTTCAGACATCCTCATCTCCCGAAGGTCCATGGACTGATGAAGGACTGGTTGTGAAAACTTCTGCGAATGAACAGGACAAATTAAATGCCATTGATGCTAATCCCATCGTAGATGCCGAGGGCAATTCGTGGATGGTATATGGTTCATTCTTTGACGGAATTTACATTGCGCCACTTGATCCAGACACCGGGAAATTCAAGGACGAGGGTTATGGTACACGCATTGCCGCTCGGGATCGTGCTACCGAAGAAGGTGCAGTCGAAGGTCCTTACATTGTGTATAACCCGGAGTTCAAAAAATATTATCTGTTCGTCTCCTATGATTCCTTATTCGAGGACTATAACGTGCGGGTTTCGCGTGCTGATTCAATCACAGGACCGTATACGGACATAAACGGCAATAACATGCTGGATACAGAGTATTTGCCGCAATATGAGATCGGCACCAAAATTCTCGGCGGTTATCGCTTCACAGAAGGTGAGGGCTGGGTTGCGCCCGGACATAACTCCGTTCTGAAGGACGGAGAAGATTATTACATCGTGCATCATGCACGGGGTGAGACGGATAAAAACTGGCCATATCTGCATGTACGCAAAATGTTATGGACCAAGGACGGCTGGCCTGTGGTTTCACCGGAGCGTTACGCCGGTGAGACAGCACAGGACATTCCAAAGTCCATGATAGCCGGGGAGTGGGAAGGCATGGCGCTTGACCCGTCCGTAGACGGGCAAATTCAGGCCGTGCCATATACCCTAACGGGCAACGGTAAAATTCAAAGCAAAAACGGTTCAGGAACCTGGACGTTTGATGGTAAACAAACATTGACACTAAAGTGGAAAGAAAGCCCATGGGGCGGAGCTTCCACGGAAGAGCTGCAACTGCTGCCGTCCTGGGACTGGGAGCGAAGCCAGCCGGCACTCGTAATGACAGGCCTCGATGACCACGGCGTGGCGGTCTGGGGCAAGCAGATCAGCGCACCTGAGGAGTGA
- a CDS encoding family 43 glycosylhydrolase translates to MTDSITFTNPILEQRADPWVYRHTDGYYYFSASVPAFDRIEIRRAETLEGLRDAEPVTAWTKRDTGPMSANIWAPEIHFIDGKWYIHYAAAHTSETNEGLFDHRMYVLENDSANPLEGEWVEKGQIYTRWESFALDATTFEHKGIRYLVWAQKDPDIVGNSNLYISEMENPWTLRGEQVMISTPEYDWEIIGFKVNEGAAVMHRNGRVFICYSASATDYNYCMGLLTADENADLLDPESWVKSPEPVFQTCEANGQYGPGHNSFTVSTDGKTDIMIYHARNYKDIEGDPLYDPNRHARAQVIHWREDGTPDFGVPAPDGKAVAEAK, encoded by the coding sequence ATGACTGATTCCATTACATTTACTAATCCCATCCTGGAGCAGCGTGCTGATCCGTGGGTGTACCGTCATACGGACGGTTACTATTACTTTTCCGCATCCGTACCAGCCTTTGACCGGATTGAGATCCGGCGAGCAGAGACGTTGGAAGGATTAAGAGATGCCGAGCCAGTAACGGCTTGGACCAAGCGTGACACAGGGCCAATGAGTGCCAACATCTGGGCACCGGAAATTCATTTTATCGATGGCAAATGGTACATACATTACGCTGCGGCTCACACCAGTGAGACCAACGAAGGCCTGTTCGACCATCGGATGTATGTTCTGGAGAACGATTCGGCGAATCCACTTGAAGGAGAGTGGGTAGAGAAAGGGCAGATTTACACCCGGTGGGAATCATTCGCGCTGGATGCAACGACCTTTGAACATAAGGGAATCCGCTATCTGGTGTGGGCGCAGAAAGATCCTGATATTGTGGGCAACTCGAACCTGTACATTTCCGAAATGGAAAACCCGTGGACGCTACGCGGTGAACAGGTCATGATCTCTACGCCAGAGTACGATTGGGAGATCATCGGCTTTAAGGTCAATGAAGGAGCAGCCGTGATGCACCGAAATGGAAGAGTGTTTATCTGTTACTCAGCCAGCGCGACTGATTACAATTATTGTATGGGTCTGCTCACTGCAGATGAAAATGCCGACCTGCTTGATCCGGAAAGCTGGGTAAAATCACCCGAGCCGGTATTCCAGACTTGTGAAGCGAACGGCCAATACGGTCCGGGCCATAACAGCTTTACGGTATCAACGGATGGCAAGACCGATATTATGATTTATCATGCGCGTAATTACAAAGACATCGAGGGTGATCCCTTGTATGATCCGAACCGTCACGCTCGTGCTCAAGTGATTCATTGGCGTGAAGATGGCACACCTGATTTCGGTGTTCCGGCTCCAGATGGAAAAGCAGTAGCAGAAGCGAAATAA
- a CDS encoding YdeI/OmpD-associated family protein, with protein sequence MENVHCIPVTSRDELRNWLQEHGKVQKSCWVIVSMKPTSDALLYLDVVEESLCFGWIDGIKKKISETQLAQRLSPRSHRSSWTELNKERVRRLEKLGFMHDEGRKVLPFMDPNAFIIDGVIEQRLKEDQQVYANFIAFPALYQKIRIDTIQSVKQQPALFQSRLDKFITNTKENKMYGQWHDNGRLLDY encoded by the coding sequence ATGGAAAATGTACATTGTATCCCCGTGACATCGAGGGATGAATTGAGAAATTGGTTGCAAGAGCACGGAAAAGTCCAGAAATCTTGCTGGGTCATCGTAAGCATGAAACCAACTTCGGATGCCCTGCTGTACTTGGACGTGGTTGAAGAGTCGCTTTGCTTTGGATGGATCGATGGAATCAAAAAGAAAATATCCGAGACTCAATTAGCACAGAGATTGTCTCCTCGAAGCCATCGAAGCTCTTGGACTGAATTGAACAAGGAACGTGTCCGCCGTCTAGAAAAGTTGGGCTTCATGCATGACGAAGGTAGAAAGGTTCTCCCTTTTATGGACCCGAATGCTTTCATTATCGATGGTGTAATCGAACAAAGGCTGAAAGAGGATCAACAGGTTTATGCGAATTTCATCGCCTTCCCTGCTCTGTATCAAAAGATTCGGATCGATACGATCCAAAGTGTGAAACAGCAGCCCGCATTATTCCAGAGTCGATTGGACAAATTCATAACCAATACGAAGGAAAATAAAATGTACGGTCAGTGGCATGATAACGGACGACTTTTGGACTATTAA
- a CDS encoding YafY family protein, with product MKLERLISIIYKLLNHEVLSASTLAEEFQVSPRTIYRDIDVICAAGFPVVSHQGLKGGYGMMDGYKMDKSLLGSYDVDALITILSSLSTVFEDARAQGTIERLQTIGPEHQTSSLSVDLETRRTEPDALPHLRTGIMKHQVVRFDYINTKNEHTPRQLEPVRLHFKYRNWYVYGFCQTRQDYREFRLSRMMNVQLTSEHFQPHLELPQENVVSDPSWQDQISDVVFRVKPESLSEAMDHFQQADKQFHEDGSMTMRIQVHQPLQAKWLWSFLLSLGSGAEVIEPIELRSILKEQLRNALNLYEEV from the coding sequence TTGAAATTGGAGCGATTAATCTCAATCATATATAAACTTTTGAACCACGAAGTGTTGTCTGCCTCCACCTTGGCGGAAGAGTTTCAGGTGTCTCCAAGAACGATCTATCGGGATATTGATGTAATCTGCGCAGCCGGCTTTCCAGTCGTCTCACACCAGGGACTTAAAGGCGGATATGGCATGATGGATGGATACAAGATGGATAAAAGCTTGCTCGGTTCTTATGATGTCGATGCCCTGATTACGATCCTTAGTAGTCTCTCCACTGTCTTCGAAGACGCGCGTGCACAGGGAACGATTGAACGTCTGCAAACAATTGGACCGGAGCATCAGACCTCAAGTCTATCTGTGGATTTGGAGACTCGCCGAACGGAACCTGATGCCCTTCCTCATCTCCGTACAGGTATTATGAAGCATCAGGTTGTGCGTTTTGACTACATCAATACGAAGAATGAACATACTCCCCGCCAGCTGGAACCGGTAAGACTTCATTTTAAATATCGTAATTGGTATGTTTATGGATTTTGCCAGACAAGGCAGGATTATCGGGAATTCCGACTGTCCCGGATGATGAACGTTCAGCTTACATCGGAACACTTTCAACCACATCTTGAGCTTCCTCAAGAGAATGTTGTGTCAGATCCATCATGGCAAGATCAGATTAGTGATGTTGTTTTTCGAGTGAAACCGGAATCGCTATCGGAAGCCATGGATCATTTTCAACAGGCAGATAAGCAATTTCACGAGGATGGAAGTATGACGATGCGCATCCAGGTCCATCAGCCGTTACAAGCCAAGTGGTTATGGTCGTTTCTACTCAGTTTGGGCAGTGGCGCCGAGGTGATTGAACCGATTGAATTACGAAGCATTCTGAAAGAACAACTTCGAAACGCACTTAACCTCTATGAAGAAGTATGA
- a CDS encoding EcsC family protein: protein MDSRETLDHELEQILKWEKQQKDLFIWDKIGRLPFAMLDKVMPKALKQKIGDSLNDVGQYVQNGGKFLVQKKKVAKLLQEEAEKSGYSMTDTTDRLEQDAEAEGTAKIHSVENLPLQVLDQVADNITESRTKFAAAQGAATGFGGIVTIAADIPMVMGLSLKVLQEMALCYGYDPDEPLERIFIVKCLQFSSADIVGKKAIIEELAAYDDPDKPIEVVSQMQGWREVFNSYSESFGWKKLFQLVPIAGMVFGSVSNKNTIRDVAEAGKMLYKKRLILQRLK from the coding sequence ATGGATTCACGCGAAACATTGGACCACGAACTTGAACAGATTTTGAAATGGGAAAAACAACAGAAGGACTTGTTTATATGGGATAAAATCGGGCGTTTACCGTTTGCGATGTTGGATAAGGTGATGCCTAAAGCGCTGAAACAGAAAATCGGAGATTCCCTGAATGACGTCGGTCAATATGTACAGAATGGGGGCAAGTTCCTCGTACAGAAGAAAAAAGTAGCCAAGCTGTTGCAAGAGGAAGCCGAGAAATCCGGTTATTCCATGACGGACACGACTGATCGTCTGGAACAGGATGCTGAAGCTGAGGGGACAGCGAAGATTCATAGTGTAGAGAATCTGCCACTTCAGGTGCTGGACCAGGTAGCCGATAACATTACCGAGAGTCGAACGAAGTTTGCCGCGGCTCAGGGAGCAGCTACAGGGTTCGGTGGCATTGTAACCATTGCAGCAGATATTCCCATGGTGATGGGGCTTTCTCTGAAGGTACTGCAGGAGATGGCACTATGTTACGGCTATGATCCCGATGAACCGCTGGAGCGTATCTTTATCGTCAAATGTCTGCAATTCTCTTCCGCCGATATCGTAGGCAAGAAAGCGATCATTGAAGAACTGGCAGCTTACGATGATCCAGACAAGCCTATTGAAGTGGTATCGCAAATGCAGGGTTGGCGGGAAGTTTTTAACTCCTACAGTGAATCCTTTGGTTGGAAGAAATTGTTTCAACTTGTGCCGATTGCCGGCATGGTCTTTGGTTCAGTGAGCAACAAAAATACGATCCGTGATGTAGCCGAAGCAGGTAAAATGCTGTACAAAAAACGGCTGATCCTTCAGCGTTTGAAATAA
- a CDS encoding glycoside hydrolase family 43 protein — MVLLLAGQSKALAAFWNLTGDTAVHDPSIIKEGSSWYTFSTGPGIQVLKSDNGSSWYRVPQIFLSKPSWWASAVPGQSGLDVWAPDVEQYNGKVWLYYSISTFGSNRSAIGLASANSIGAGQWKDEGLVLQTTTANNYNAIDPNLVIDASGNPWLAFGSFWSGLKIVKLDKNTMKPTGSITSIAARPNNGGAIEGPSVVYRGGYYYLFASIDSCCQGVNSTYKMVYGRSTSITGPYVDKNGVNMLNGGGTILDTGNVKWKGPGGQDVYNGNVIARHAYDAEDNGNPKLLINDLLWDANGWPMY, encoded by the coding sequence ATGGTATTACTACTGGCAGGTCAGTCAAAAGCTTTGGCGGCGTTCTGGAATCTGACCGGAGATACCGCCGTTCATGATCCGTCGATTATCAAAGAGGGAAGCTCGTGGTACACCTTTTCAACCGGCCCAGGTATTCAGGTATTGAAATCGGATAATGGATCGTCCTGGTATCGTGTTCCACAAATCTTCTTAAGTAAACCATCCTGGTGGGCTTCTGCTGTTCCGGGACAAAGTGGATTGGATGTATGGGCACCAGACGTAGAGCAGTATAACGGAAAAGTATGGCTCTATTATTCCATCTCCACCTTTGGCTCCAATCGGTCTGCGATTGGTCTTGCGTCTGCCAACAGCATTGGAGCAGGGCAGTGGAAGGACGAAGGATTGGTGCTTCAGACTACGACCGCCAATAATTATAATGCGATTGATCCGAATCTGGTCATTGATGCTTCAGGCAACCCATGGCTGGCCTTCGGTTCTTTCTGGAGCGGTCTGAAGATTGTCAAGCTGGACAAAAACACGATGAAACCGACAGGAAGCATAACTTCCATTGCTGCGCGTCCGAATAACGGGGGGGCTATTGAAGGACCAAGTGTTGTATATCGTGGCGGATACTATTACCTGTTTGCTTCAATCGATTCTTGCTGCCAAGGGGTAAACAGTACCTACAAAATGGTCTATGGGCGTTCGACGAGTATTACAGGCCCTTATGTGGATAAAAACGGAGTGAATATGCTGAATGGCGGAGGAACGATATTGGATACAGGCAACGTGAAATGGAAAGGTCCAGGTGGTCAGGACGTGTACAACGGCAATGTCATTGCACGACACGCCTATGATGCAGAGGATAATGGCAATCCGAAATTGCTGATTAATGACTTGCTTTGGGACGCGAATGGCTGGCCGATGTACTGA
- a CDS encoding sugar ABC transporter substrate-binding protein, whose protein sequence is MVKKKNWVTFMLLMLVSALVLAGCGGSSGASGDKELTFMFRGGTDEQKAYQAVVKKFEEDHPGVKVKIIVTAADQYATKLRAAITGNSLPDVFYINPGDVKAYVNSNVLMNLTSYIENNPDVDLDNIWKYGVDLYRYDGQMAGQGDIYGMPKDLGPFALGYNKTLFEKEGIPFPDTDKPYTWEEFIKVNQQATKDTNGDGKPDVYGTGFNVQWALQSFVWSNGGDWLDETKTKVTIDDPKFAEALQFFADMQNVYKITPSIEEAQTLDTYQRWMKGEMAFFPVGPWDMSTFEKLPFDYDLLPFPAGSTGKSATWIGSLGIGVSAKTKYPEEAAALVNYLTASKEGMQQLVDAKVQIPNLLDMADEWAKDTSTKPANKQEFIDIVEDYGRALPGNYTYNAEWYDLFFTDIQPVLDGKITAADYVKQQQPKMQKLLDKAVEQEKKSQNK, encoded by the coding sequence ATGGTAAAGAAAAAGAATTGGGTCACATTTATGCTTCTTATGCTGGTAAGTGCGCTGGTACTTGCAGGTTGTGGAGGTAGCAGCGGCGCGAGTGGGGACAAGGAGTTAACGTTTATGTTCCGCGGAGGTACAGACGAGCAGAAAGCTTACCAGGCGGTGGTCAAGAAATTCGAAGAAGATCATCCGGGTGTGAAAGTCAAAATCATCGTAACGGCTGCGGATCAATATGCAACCAAGCTGAGAGCGGCAATTACAGGCAACAGCTTGCCTGACGTATTCTACATCAATCCGGGCGATGTGAAAGCGTATGTGAACAGCAATGTGCTGATGAACCTCACATCGTATATTGAAAATAACCCGGATGTTGATCTCGATAATATCTGGAAATACGGCGTGGATCTGTATCGCTATGACGGCCAAATGGCAGGCCAAGGTGATATCTACGGTATGCCGAAAGATCTGGGGCCATTTGCACTTGGCTACAACAAGACTTTGTTTGAAAAAGAGGGCATTCCATTCCCTGACACGGATAAACCATATACATGGGAAGAGTTCATCAAGGTGAACCAGCAAGCGACCAAGGATACCAATGGAGACGGTAAACCGGATGTATACGGTACTGGATTCAACGTACAGTGGGCCCTGCAATCCTTTGTATGGAGCAACGGTGGCGACTGGCTGGATGAAACCAAAACAAAGGTAACGATTGACGATCCGAAATTTGCGGAAGCACTGCAGTTCTTCGCGGATATGCAAAACGTATACAAAATCACACCTTCTATTGAGGAAGCGCAAACATTGGATACGTACCAACGCTGGATGAAAGGTGAAATGGCTTTCTTCCCTGTAGGTCCATGGGATATGAGTACATTTGAGAAACTGCCTTTCGATTATGATTTGTTGCCTTTCCCTGCGGGATCTACTGGCAAATCGGCAACGTGGATCGGATCTCTGGGCATTGGGGTATCGGCGAAAACGAAATATCCAGAAGAAGCGGCAGCATTGGTGAACTACCTTACGGCTTCGAAGGAAGGCATGCAGCAATTGGTAGATGCCAAGGTACAAATCCCGAACTTGCTTGATATGGCAGACGAGTGGGCCAAAGATACATCCACGAAACCAGCCAACAAGCAAGAATTCATTGACATCGTAGAGGATTACGGCCGGGCTCTGCCAGGTAACTACACGTACAATGCGGAATGGTATGACCTGTTCTTCACGGACATTCAACCGGTATTGGATGGCAAGATTACAGCCGCAGATTATGTGAAGCAGCAGCAGCCGAAAATGCAGAAGCTGCTCGACAAAGCGGTTGAACAGGAAAAGAAATCTCAGAATAAGTAG
- a CDS encoding winged helix-turn-helix transcriptional regulator, giving the protein MIYIKDLMSGVNIFKALSSEIRIQIIELLAKNQSLNLNDLATKLGLSNGAITMHIKKLEESGLIEINTAVGKHGIQKICYLNEEKLMVDLRSQEINNRYEVEIQVGHYSDYQAAPTCGLATRDSIVGEFDDPRYFADPLRIDAEMIWLAEGYLEYRIPNYLKPNQSFSEIQLSMELGSEAPGFCDNYPSDIYFYINGIEIGCWTSPGDFGNTRGTFNPEWWPPHLNQYGMLKLIRITQEGSYIDGCRISDVTLDQIGLDYKSDIHFRIAVTDGPLNKRGLTIFGKNFGNYGQNLLARVLYNVQEE; this is encoded by the coding sequence ATGATTTATATTAAAGATCTGATGTCGGGTGTGAATATCTTCAAAGCGCTCAGTTCGGAAATCCGGATTCAGATCATCGAGCTGCTGGCCAAGAACCAAAGTCTTAATCTCAATGATCTCGCAACTAAGCTGGGTCTCAGTAATGGCGCTATCACAATGCATATCAAAAAGCTCGAAGAGAGCGGATTGATCGAGATCAACACCGCTGTTGGTAAACATGGCATTCAGAAGATATGTTATCTCAATGAGGAAAAATTAATGGTTGATCTGCGTTCACAGGAGATTAACAATCGTTACGAGGTGGAAATTCAGGTCGGTCATTACAGCGATTATCAGGCTGCGCCTACATGTGGTCTCGCTACCCGGGACAGCATTGTTGGAGAGTTCGATGATCCGCGTTACTTTGCTGATCCATTGCGAATTGATGCGGAGATGATCTGGCTGGCTGAAGGTTATCTGGAGTATCGGATTCCCAACTATCTTAAGCCGAATCAGTCGTTTAGCGAAATTCAGTTGTCGATGGAACTGGGTTCAGAGGCACCTGGCTTTTGCGACAATTATCCTTCGGATATTTATTTCTACATTAACGGTATTGAGATTGGCTGCTGGACGAGTCCAGGCGATTTTGGCAATACACGCGGTACCTTCAATCCGGAATGGTGGCCTCCCCATTTGAATCAGTACGGCATGCTGAAGCTGATCCGGATCACACAGGAAGGCAGCTATATCGACGGATGCCGCATCTCGGACGTAACGCTGGATCAGATCGGTTTGGATTACAAAAGCGATATTCACTTCCGCATTGCGGTTACCGACGGCCCTTTGAACAAACGGGGCTTGACGATCTTCGGCAAAAACTTTGGCAACTATGGACAGAATCTGCTTGCTCGCGTTCTCTATAACGTGCAAGAGGAATAG
- a CDS encoding DinB family protein, with protein MNHPVQMYNYHAWANQTILSRIKELPSSVLSQEVNSSFPTIAHALSHIYAVDKMWYLVLTGTGMPEALQACIPLNSELHGSVGEYIQCFNDLSAQYSEWFQGQDDLEQTVLLDNPFAGVRETSLSEMVFHLVNHGTYHRGNVSTMLRQLGHASIMNDYSLFWYQEPAQV; from the coding sequence ATGAATCATCCGGTACAAATGTATAATTATCACGCATGGGCCAACCAAACCATCCTGAGCAGAATCAAGGAACTGCCCTCTTCCGTACTGAGTCAGGAAGTGAATAGTTCGTTTCCAACCATCGCTCATGCACTCAGCCATATCTATGCAGTGGATAAGATGTGGTACCTGGTGTTAACTGGCACAGGTATGCCCGAGGCACTGCAAGCATGCATACCTCTCAATAGTGAACTTCACGGTTCTGTGGGTGAATACATTCAATGTTTTAACGACCTGTCGGCGCAATACAGTGAGTGGTTCCAAGGCCAAGATGATCTGGAACAAACCGTTCTGCTCGATAATCCATTTGCCGGAGTTCGCGAAACCAGCTTATCGGAAATGGTATTCCATCTGGTAAATCACGGGACCTACCACCGGGGCAATGTATCTACTATGCTGCGTCAATTGGGGCATGCCTCCATCATGAACGACTATTCTCTATTCTGGTATCAAGAACCGGCTCAAGTATAG
- a CDS encoding carbohydrate ABC transporter permease, whose protein sequence is MSYSQKRKLTNSIIFIVLAIGAIAMIAPLIWMLSTSLKEKQDVFALPPVWIPEVFQFGKYKEIWEAGPLLSGIKNSLIVAVSVTVVGTFTSSIAAFAFAKLRFPHKNKLFLALLASMMIPYPTVMIPQFIMFAKLGWVDTLLPLIVPGLFGNVIMIFFLRQYLLSVPDAIIEAAKIDGSSYFRLYSSITFPLIKPAIAAQLILWFMGIWNDYLAPIIYLNSPEKQTLQLVIANFNATYAIQTDYPLIMAASIVALLPVLIIFLIFQKQIIESVAISGVKG, encoded by the coding sequence ATGTCTTACAGTCAAAAGAGGAAATTAACGAACTCGATCATCTTTATCGTACTCGCGATCGGTGCGATTGCGATGATTGCACCACTGATCTGGATGCTGTCCACTTCATTAAAGGAGAAGCAAGATGTGTTCGCGCTTCCGCCTGTGTGGATACCTGAAGTATTCCAATTTGGTAAGTATAAAGAAATCTGGGAAGCTGGTCCGCTGCTCAGCGGGATCAAAAACAGCCTTATTGTTGCGGTGAGTGTAACGGTGGTGGGTACGTTTACGTCCAGTATCGCTGCCTTTGCCTTTGCCAAATTAAGATTCCCGCACAAAAATAAACTGTTTCTCGCATTGCTGGCATCCATGATGATTCCTTATCCGACAGTCATGATCCCACAATTCATCATGTTCGCGAAGCTGGGCTGGGTGGATACGCTGTTGCCACTGATCGTTCCAGGCCTGTTCGGTAACGTAATCATGATCTTCTTCCTTCGTCAATACCTGCTTAGTGTACCTGATGCGATTATTGAGGCGGCCAAGATTGATGGAAGTTCCTACTTCCGCTTGTACTCCAGTATTACGTTCCCGCTCATCAAACCGGCGATTGCTGCACAGCTGATTCTCTGGTTCATGGGCATCTGGAACGATTATCTGGCACCGATTATCTATCTGAATTCACCGGAGAAGCAGACGTTACAGCTGGTTATCGCGAACTTCAATGCGACGTATGCGATTCAAACGGATTACCCACTTATTATGGCGGCGTCCATTGTAGCCCTGTTGCCGGTATTAATCATCTTCTTGATCTTCCAGAAACAGATTATTGAATCGGTTGCCATTTCGGGAGTGAAGGGATGA